One region of Prochlorococcus marinus str. GP2 genomic DNA includes:
- the nadA gene encoding quinolinate synthase NadA, protein MTSTAKQKSFQNEEDLISEIKERCKKANAIILAHYYQAPEIQEIADFIGDSLDLSRKAANNDADIIIFCGVHFMAETAKILSPNKTVLLPDIDAGCSLADDCPSDKFQKFREENPDHYVVSYINCTAEVKAQSDLICTSSNAVSLIKKIPKDKKIIFAPDQNLGRWVQKNSGRDLKLWPGSCIVHESFSEEALLKLKYQNPGSKVIAHPECSQNLLILSDFIGSTSKLLDFVSKDPSKIYMVLTEPGIIHQMKKKEPNKIFIEVPDVEGCKCNECPYMKLNTLEKILDCLKNNSPSIELDPEIIRRAYVPIKRMLDMSN, encoded by the coding sequence ATAACTTCTACTGCAAAACAGAAATCATTTCAAAACGAAGAGGATTTGATTTCTGAAATAAAGGAGCGTTGCAAAAAAGCTAATGCAATTATTCTTGCGCACTATTATCAAGCTCCAGAGATTCAGGAAATTGCAGATTTTATTGGCGATTCATTAGATCTATCTAGGAAAGCTGCAAATAATGACGCAGATATAATAATTTTTTGCGGTGTACACTTTATGGCCGAAACCGCAAAAATACTTAGCCCTAATAAAACAGTCCTATTACCAGATATTGACGCAGGATGCTCATTAGCAGACGATTGTCCTTCAGATAAATTTCAAAAATTCAGAGAAGAAAATCCAGATCACTATGTCGTAAGTTATATAAATTGCACTGCAGAAGTAAAAGCTCAAAGTGATCTGATATGTACAAGTAGTAATGCAGTCTCATTAATTAAAAAGATACCTAAAGATAAAAAGATAATATTTGCGCCAGATCAGAACCTTGGGAGATGGGTACAGAAAAATTCAGGAAGAGATCTTAAATTATGGCCTGGCAGCTGCATTGTTCATGAATCATTTAGTGAAGAAGCACTTCTAAAATTAAAATATCAAAATCCAGGATCAAAAGTAATTGCTCATCCTGAATGTAGTCAAAATTTACTAATTCTCTCAGACTTTATTGGATCAACAAGTAAGCTGCTTGATTTCGTAAGTAAAGATCCATCTAAAATTTACATGGTACTTACTGAACCTGGAATAATTCATCAAATGAAAAAGAAAGAACCTAACAAAATTTTTATTGAAGTCCCAGATGTAGAAGGTTGTAAATGTAACGAGTGTCCATATATGAAATTAAATACTTTAGAAAAAATTCTAGATTGTTTAAAAAACAATTCCCCATCTATCGAACTTGACCCAGAAATAATAAGAAGAGCCTATGTGCCAATAAAAAGAATGCTGGATATGAGTAATTAA
- a CDS encoding uracil-DNA glycosylase: MKRLVIGRGSVFADLLIIGEAPGAQEDLEGKPYVGKSGKLLNELLIKAGIDHKKDVYFCNVIKCRPPNNRKPTDREINIHKPWLLQQIKLVDPKVILLTGSTAMRAILEVKDPISNLRGQWIKKDGREIMVIFHPSYLLRFPSKEINKPYHLTLKDLENVSGKLYAV; encoded by the coding sequence GTGAAAAGGTTAGTTATTGGGAGAGGAAGTGTATTTGCAGATTTGTTAATAATTGGTGAGGCACCTGGGGCACAGGAAGACTTAGAAGGAAAACCATATGTAGGTAAATCTGGTAAGTTATTAAATGAATTATTGATAAAAGCCGGGATTGACCATAAGAAGGATGTTTATTTTTGTAATGTAATTAAATGTCGTCCACCAAATAATAGAAAACCCACTGATAGAGAAATCAATATTCATAAACCTTGGTTATTACAGCAAATAAAGCTAGTTGATCCAAAAGTTATATTACTTACTGGTTCGACTGCTATGAGAGCTATTTTAGAAGTTAAAGATCCTATAAGTAATTTAAGAGGTCAATGGATTAAAAAAGATGGGAGAGAAATTATGGTAATTTTCCATCCATCTTATCTGTTGAGATTTCCCTCAAAAGAAATTAATAAACCTTACCATCTAACTTTGAAAGACTTAGAGAATGTAAGTGGTAAACTATATGCCGTATAA
- a CDS encoding S41 family peptidase — translation MKIRKLLKKKFIILFATTFSGLFLNNIAEATVLNNSYKEVIDHVWQIVYRDFLDSSGKFQKSNWINLRKEVLSKTYSDSNEAYDAIRDMLSNLDDSYTRFLEPKEFNQMRIDTSGELTGVGIQIVKDKESDDLIIISPIEGTPAFDAGIKARDKILSIDDISTEGMNIEDAVKLIRGQRGTKVKLEILRGSKSFFKILSREKIEIKSVSSKVNQTKNGLLIGYVRIKQFNANASKETRDAIKDLETKKVAGYVLDLRSNPGGLLESSIDISRHFINKGVIVSTVSKDGLKETKKGNGQALTKKPLVVLVNEGSASASEIVSGAIKDNKRGKLVGKKTFGKGLVQSMRTLVDGSGLTVTVAKYLTPNGTDINKSGIIPDIEVKMNINPILQREIGTRKDKQYRAGEKELINIINRKNQISEFKPDTTNLNAFLIINKKEKVFSLN, via the coding sequence TTGAAGATAAGAAAATTGCTTAAAAAAAAATTTATAATTCTTTTTGCGACAACCTTTTCTGGGCTGTTTTTAAATAATATTGCGGAAGCAACAGTTTTAAATAATAGTTATAAAGAAGTAATTGATCATGTTTGGCAAATTGTATATAGAGATTTTCTTGATTCAAGCGGTAAATTTCAAAAATCTAATTGGATTAATCTAAGAAAAGAAGTTTTATCAAAAACATATTCAGACAGTAATGAAGCATATGATGCGATTAGAGATATGCTTTCTAACTTAGATGATTCTTATACAAGATTTTTAGAACCTAAGGAATTTAATCAAATGAGAATTGATACCTCTGGGGAATTAACTGGAGTTGGTATCCAAATAGTTAAAGATAAAGAATCTGATGATTTAATAATTATTTCTCCTATTGAGGGCACTCCTGCATTTGATGCTGGAATTAAAGCTAGAGATAAAATACTATCTATAGATGATATTTCTACTGAAGGCATGAATATTGAGGATGCCGTGAAATTAATAAGAGGACAAAGAGGTACCAAAGTAAAGCTTGAAATTCTTAGAGGTTCTAAATCCTTTTTTAAGATTTTATCAAGAGAAAAAATTGAAATAAAATCTGTATCAAGTAAAGTCAATCAAACCAAAAACGGCTTATTAATTGGCTATGTAAGGATTAAACAATTTAATGCAAATGCATCAAAAGAGACTAGAGATGCTATTAAGGATCTAGAAACAAAAAAAGTTGCAGGATATGTTCTTGACTTGAGAAGTAATCCAGGAGGTTTATTAGAATCAAGCATTGATATCTCAAGGCATTTTATTAACAAAGGAGTAATAGTAAGTACAGTAAGTAAAGATGGTTTAAAAGAAACAAAAAAAGGAAACGGTCAAGCTCTAACAAAAAAGCCCCTAGTTGTCCTAGTTAATGAGGGTTCTGCCAGTGCTAGTGAAATAGTCTCAGGCGCAATAAAAGATAACAAAAGAGGAAAATTAGTTGGTAAGAAAACGTTTGGTAAAGGCCTAGTTCAATCTATGAGAACCTTAGTTGATGGTTCAGGTCTAACTGTTACAGTCGCTAAGTATTTAACTCCGAACGGCACTGATATAAACAAATCTGGAATTATTCCAGATATAGAAGTAAAAATGAATATCAACCCTATTCTCCAAAGAGAGATTGGAACTAGAAAAGATAAACAATATAGAGCTGGTGAAAAAGAGCTAATAAATATAATTAATAGAAAGAATCAGATAAGCGAATTTAAGCCTGACACTACAAACCTTAATGCATTCCTAATAATTAATAAGAAAGAAAAAGTATTTTCATTAAATTAA
- a CDS encoding GDSL-type esterase/lipase family protein, with protein sequence MISLPKQLVVIGDSSVYGWGDNEGGGWCERLRKDWCNNQNGPVIYQLGVRGDGIEKVSSRWEKEWSSRGETRRNKPKAILLNVGLNDTAAIGQINGRHQLDIDGFEYGLERLINEMNSQTNVFVIGLTPVDESKMPFAGCLWYSNDFCNSYERRMEEVCLNQNVPFLPTFREIYSDKRSKNWITNDGIHLNSEGHFWLFQRLKSWQILTKWKES encoded by the coding sequence GTGATTAGTTTACCAAAACAGCTTGTTGTAATTGGAGATAGTTCAGTTTATGGATGGGGAGATAATGAGGGTGGTGGATGGTGTGAGAGGCTTAGAAAAGATTGGTGTAATAATCAAAATGGGCCAGTTATTTATCAACTTGGCGTTAGGGGAGATGGGATAGAAAAAGTTTCATCTAGATGGGAAAAAGAATGGTCATCTAGAGGAGAAACGAGAAGAAATAAACCTAAAGCAATCCTACTAAATGTAGGTCTTAACGACACTGCAGCAATTGGTCAGATAAATGGAAGACATCAATTAGATATAGATGGATTTGAATATGGACTAGAGAGGCTAATTAATGAAATGAACTCTCAAACAAATGTATTTGTTATTGGTTTGACACCAGTTGACGAAAGCAAAATGCCGTTTGCAGGATGTCTATGGTACTCAAATGATTTTTGTAATTCTTATGAAAGGAGAATGGAGGAAGTATGCCTCAATCAGAATGTCCCATTTCTTCCTACTTTTAGAGAAATATACTCTGATAAAAGGAGTAAAAATTGGATTACGAATGATGGAATTCATCTAAATTCCGAAGGTCATTTCTGGCTTTTCCAAAGACTTAAAAGCTGGCAAATTCTTACAAAATGGAAGGAATCCTAG
- a CDS encoding TIGR00297 family protein: MDLIRNQFLIGFCINFILIYIFCKIPLMTKSGWVSAGILGTILWGCLSWQGWMSVVIYLLFGSLVTKIGFKYKKAQGIAEKRGGRRGPENVWGSAATGLFLAIMTKFFPANIVMFKVGFAASFAAKLADTFGSEIGKRFGKDTYLITSLKKVDRGTEGGISIEGTLASFLGSIFMAFIMLRLSIISTKYHFIVVVVSGFLATLSESIIGAKFQNKYKLSNELVNSIQTSIASVFAIFALILYSYFLNQ; this comes from the coding sequence ATGGATTTAATTAGAAATCAATTTTTAATAGGTTTTTGCATTAATTTTATTTTGATTTATATATTTTGTAAGATTCCTTTGATGACTAAAAGTGGTTGGGTAAGTGCAGGCATCTTAGGCACAATTTTGTGGGGATGTTTGTCTTGGCAGGGATGGATGTCAGTTGTAATTTATTTATTATTTGGATCTCTAGTTACCAAAATAGGTTTTAAATATAAAAAAGCACAAGGAATTGCTGAAAAAAGAGGCGGGAGAAGAGGTCCTGAGAATGTATGGGGCTCTGCAGCTACAGGATTATTTCTTGCCATTATGACCAAATTTTTTCCTGCCAACATAGTGATGTTTAAAGTAGGTTTTGCTGCAAGTTTTGCTGCAAAGTTGGCGGATACTTTTGGTAGCGAAATTGGGAAAAGATTTGGTAAAGACACATACTTAATTACTTCACTTAAAAAGGTGGATAGAGGAACTGAAGGAGGAATAAGTATAGAAGGAACATTAGCTAGTTTTTTGGGATCAATATTTATGGCTTTTATAATGCTTCGTCTATCAATTATTTCTACAAAATATCATTTTATAGTTGTTGTAGTTTCTGGGTTCTTGGCAACACTTTCTGAAAGTATTATTGGTGCTAAATTTCAAAATAAATATAAATTAAGTAATGAATTGGTAAATTCAATTCAGACAAGTATTGCTTCTGTTTTTGCTATCTTTGCTCTTATTTTATATTCATATTTTTTAAATCAATAA
- the ispG gene encoding (E)-4-hydroxy-3-methylbut-2-enyl-diphosphate synthase: MSLTQSKEVNSLSKRYSTHIERRITRTVMVGDVAIGSDYPVRVQSMINEDTMDVENAYLAIKRLHDVGCEIVRLTVPSLAHAKAVGDIKAKLLENNINTPLVADVHHNGMKIAMEVTKHVDKVRINPGLFVFEKSDPTRTEYTDEEFETIKQTILKRFTPLVEVLKAENKALRIGVNHGSLSERMLFTYGDTPLGMTESAMEFVKICDELDFHNIIISMKASRAPVMMAAYRMIADRLDSEGYNYPLHLGVTEAGDGDYGRIKSTAGIGTLLAEGLGDTIRVSLTEAPEKEIPVCYSILQSLGLRKTMVEYISCPSCGRTLFNLEEVVDKVRNATSHLTGLDIAIMGCIVNGPGEMADADYGYVGKGKGTIALYRRKEEIKRVPEDEGVNALIQLIKDDGKWIDP, translated from the coding sequence ATGTCATTAACTCAATCAAAAGAGGTTAATAGTCTCTCCAAAAGATATTCAACTCATATTGAGAGAAGGATTACTAGAACAGTAATGGTTGGTGATGTAGCTATTGGAAGTGATTATCCAGTAAGAGTTCAATCCATGATAAATGAAGATACTATGGATGTCGAAAATGCTTATTTAGCTATTAAAAGACTTCATGATGTAGGTTGTGAAATAGTTAGATTGACTGTTCCTTCCTTAGCACACGCAAAAGCAGTAGGAGATATAAAAGCAAAATTATTAGAAAATAATATCAATACCCCCTTGGTAGCTGATGTTCACCATAATGGTATGAAAATTGCGATGGAGGTTACAAAACATGTTGATAAAGTAAGAATTAATCCTGGATTGTTTGTGTTTGAAAAATCAGATCCTACAAGAACTGAATATACAGATGAGGAATTTGAAACTATTAAACAAACAATACTTAAAAGATTTACCCCTTTAGTTGAAGTTTTAAAGGCTGAAAACAAAGCTCTAAGGATTGGAGTTAATCATGGATCTCTATCTGAGAGAATGCTTTTTACTTATGGAGATACTCCATTAGGGATGACAGAATCTGCGATGGAGTTCGTCAAAATTTGTGATGAGCTTGATTTTCATAACATAATTATTTCCATGAAAGCTTCCAGGGCGCCCGTCATGATGGCAGCTTACAGAATGATTGCAGATAGGCTTGACTCGGAGGGATATAACTATCCCTTACATTTAGGAGTGACTGAAGCTGGAGATGGTGATTATGGAAGGATTAAAAGTACTGCTGGGATTGGAACGCTTTTAGCAGAAGGGTTAGGAGATACTATCAGGGTTTCTTTAACAGAAGCCCCAGAGAAGGAAATACCAGTCTGCTATTCAATTTTGCAATCTTTAGGACTAAGAAAAACAATGGTTGAATATATCAGTTGCCCCAGTTGCGGGAGAACACTCTTCAATCTAGAAGAAGTTGTAGACAAAGTTAGGAACGCCACTTCTCATTTGACGGGCCTTGATATAGCAATAATGGGATGTATTGTTAATGGGCCAGGAGAAATGGCAGACGCTGATTATGGTTATGTTGGCAAAGGCAAAGGAACTATTGCCTTATATAGAAGGAAAGAAGAGATAAAAAGAGTACCTGAAGATGAGGGGGTTAATGCTTTAATTCAACTTATCAAGGATGATGGGAAGTGGATTGATCCTTAA
- a CDS encoding pyridoxal phosphate-dependent aminotransferase, with the protein MSKVNLSDRALSIEPSLTLQISAKANQLSAEGVDICNLSAGEPDFDAPKEVIEATSKAIFNGFTKYGPAAGNLDLRKAIANKLQIQNDLNYEFENVMVTNGAKQAIYNLFQVFLNTGDEVIIPSPYWLSYPQMVRLAGGKPIFTNSSAEDGFKINMEDLKSKISSKTKFIIINSPNNPTGRVMSKEELLQIADLARENPNINILSDEIYELILKKEFKHYSLSSLANDLKDRIFIINGFAKGWAMTGWRIGYLVGPKDVIKASSALQSQSTSNVCSFVQKGALEALKINNEFFSMINSHYDQRRRLLYEGLNNINGIYIEEPNGAFYAFPKLPNSSITSVDFCNKALQDYGLVVVPGKAFGADQCIRISCAASEIKIKDGLQRLEKAISEYY; encoded by the coding sequence ATGAGTAAAGTTAATTTATCTGATCGGGCACTTTCAATTGAGCCTTCTCTTACATTGCAGATAAGTGCTAAAGCAAATCAATTATCTGCAGAAGGAGTAGATATTTGCAATTTAAGTGCAGGTGAACCTGATTTTGATGCTCCAAAAGAAGTTATAGAGGCTACAAGTAAAGCTATATTTAATGGATTTACAAAGTACGGGCCCGCAGCAGGGAATTTAGATCTCCGAAAAGCAATTGCAAATAAACTTCAAATTCAAAACGATTTAAATTATGAATTTGAAAATGTAATGGTCACAAATGGTGCTAAGCAAGCAATATATAATCTTTTCCAAGTATTTTTAAATACTGGAGACGAAGTTATTATTCCTTCTCCATATTGGTTAAGTTATCCCCAGATGGTTAGATTGGCGGGTGGGAAGCCAATTTTTACAAATTCTTCCGCAGAAGATGGATTCAAAATAAATATGGAAGATTTGAAGTCTAAAATCTCTTCAAAAACTAAATTTATAATTATCAATTCTCCTAATAACCCCACTGGAAGAGTTATGTCAAAGGAAGAATTATTACAAATTGCCGATTTAGCTAGAGAAAATCCAAATATCAATATTCTTTCTGATGAGATTTACGAACTAATCCTTAAAAAAGAATTTAAACATTACAGTTTATCTTCATTGGCAAATGACTTAAAAGATAGAATTTTTATAATAAATGGGTTTGCGAAAGGATGGGCTATGACTGGCTGGAGGATAGGTTATTTAGTAGGTCCCAAAGATGTAATCAAAGCATCCTCAGCATTACAAAGTCAAAGTACAAGTAATGTTTGCTCTTTTGTTCAAAAAGGTGCTTTAGAGGCTTTAAAAATTAATAATGAGTTTTTCTCAATGATAAATAGCCATTATGATCAAAGAAGAAGACTTCTCTATGAGGGCCTTAATAATATAAATGGTATTTATATTGAAGAACCTAACGGAGCATTTTACGCATTTCCAAAATTACCCAACTCCTCAATTACTTCTGTTGATTTCTGCAATAAAGCTCTTCAAGATTACGGATTAGTTGTTGTACCTGGAAAAGCTTTTGGAGCTGATCAATGTATAAGAATATCTTGTGCAGCTTCAGAAATTAAAATAAAAGATGGACTACAGAGACTTGAAAAAGCAATCTCCGAATACTATTAA
- a CDS encoding ATP-binding cassette domain-containing protein, with the protein MNNTVLELENISYKYKNDLILNKINLKINSGEKIALLGKSGSGKTTLISVLNGTIKPTQGEVKLFNESFEELDRKQKSKITTIWQDLRLIEDLSAEQNVNCGLLAENNFYFAFKNLLNISSFKKAHKYMKLCRLHNSIYDKKIRKLSGGQKQRVAIARSLIQESNILLADEPFNNLDPKLITSIKNLMLESVDKNDTKKSPKAVLVALHRLDLLNDFDKVIGIRDGKIFFNIKRNNLKKIHLEKIY; encoded by the coding sequence ATGAATAATACTGTCTTAGAATTAGAAAATATATCTTATAAATACAAAAATGATCTGATCCTAAATAAAATAAATTTAAAAATAAATTCTGGGGAAAAAATTGCACTTTTAGGTAAAAGCGGTTCAGGAAAAACTACACTTATATCAGTACTTAATGGCACTATAAAGCCAACTCAAGGTGAGGTTAAATTATTCAATGAAAGTTTCGAGGAATTAGATAGAAAGCAGAAAAGTAAAATAACAACTATATGGCAAGATTTAAGATTAATAGAGGATCTCTCTGCAGAACAAAATGTTAATTGCGGACTACTAGCGGAAAACAATTTTTATTTCGCTTTTAAAAATTTACTAAATATAAGTTCTTTTAAGAAGGCGCATAAATATATGAAATTATGTAGACTTCATAACTCTATTTACGACAAAAAAATCAGAAAACTATCTGGGGGGCAAAAACAAAGGGTGGCTATAGCTAGATCATTAATCCAAGAATCAAATATATTACTTGCAGATGAGCCTTTTAATAATCTAGATCCCAAATTGATAACATCAATTAAAAACCTAATGCTAGAAAGTGTCGATAAAAATGATACAAAAAAATCCCCAAAGGCGGTATTAGTTGCATTACATCGATTAGATTTGCTGAACGATTTCGATAAAGTTATTGGAATAAGGGATGGTAAAATTTTTTTCAATATCAAAAGAAATAATTTAAAGAAGATTCATTTAGAGAAAATATATTAA
- a CDS encoding PhnE/PtxC family ABC transporter permease, with protein sequence MNKLKLNYTSLSFLPILVCIPLGYQLINNIHFGGFILFQEFLISAFNPKIDNEIIITVIKRLNETILIGFFSWLVSIIFGAIFGIISSNIFYKIFNIPNFFYRIIRVFLTIIRSIHEVVWGIILMQIYGINFSIGIIAICIPYIAVNSKVFAEQLETIDYKSFESINQINAPKFSSLLTLIWNPIINTFKNFGLYRLECAIRSTVILGIFGIGGIGTSIFLSFQTLNFRELWTYLWSLAILIILSGLIFKKIKSNPTNKILSIFFIAVFFITILFSFSYFLYFIFNNNFENFNSVSSLFKSSSDLGLFDFLKLILETIILSLLSTGIAISIPPLVIGIFNNNSSKIFIKIFAFLLRLIPTPIILLTLLTFNNPSLSLAALTLGLHNAGITSKLLFTNLDSQDKRNYIAMQSLGISKKTSWLLGLFSQQAKSYLAYCAYRSDIIIRETAIVGVIGSVGLGWQLQESLSSFAWQEVTIILIAYSSIAIVGEIINGKIKNSLT encoded by the coding sequence TTGAACAAATTAAAATTAAACTATACCTCATTATCTTTTCTTCCAATTTTGGTATGCATACCTCTAGGGTATCAATTAATAAACAATATTCATTTTGGAGGATTTATATTATTCCAAGAATTCTTAATTTCTGCATTTAATCCCAAGATCGATAATGAAATTATTATTACAGTAATTAAGCGATTAAATGAAACTATTTTAATTGGTTTTTTTAGTTGGTTAGTAAGTATTATTTTTGGAGCAATTTTTGGAATAATTTCCTCAAATATTTTTTATAAAATCTTTAATATTCCAAATTTTTTCTACCGCATAATAAGGGTTTTTCTAACAATAATTAGATCTATACACGAAGTGGTTTGGGGAATAATATTAATGCAAATATATGGAATAAATTTTTCGATAGGAATAATAGCTATATGTATACCTTATATTGCTGTAAATTCAAAAGTTTTTGCTGAACAATTAGAAACTATAGACTACAAAAGTTTTGAATCTATAAATCAAATAAATGCACCTAAATTTTCTTCTTTACTAACTTTAATATGGAATCCAATAATAAATACATTTAAAAACTTTGGTTTATATCGATTAGAGTGTGCAATAAGAAGTACTGTGATTTTAGGAATTTTTGGGATTGGAGGAATAGGTACCAGCATTTTTTTATCTTTCCAAACTTTGAATTTTAGAGAGTTATGGACTTATTTATGGTCCTTAGCAATTTTGATAATTCTTTCTGGATTAATATTCAAAAAAATAAAATCTAATCCTACAAATAAAATCCTATCTATTTTTTTTATTGCAGTTTTTTTTATAACAATTTTATTTTCTTTTTCATATTTTCTTTATTTTATTTTTAATAATAATTTTGAAAATTTTAATTCCGTTAGTTCTCTATTTAAATCAAGCTCAGATTTAGGATTATTTGATTTCTTAAAACTTATATTAGAAACAATAATTTTAAGTCTTTTATCAACAGGAATCGCAATTAGTATACCTCCATTAGTAATAGGAATTTTTAATAACAATAGTTCTAAAATTTTTATAAAAATTTTTGCATTTTTATTACGTTTAATACCTACACCTATAATACTTCTAACTCTATTAACTTTTAATAATCCTTCTTTATCTTTAGCAGCTTTAACATTAGGTCTCCACAATGCTGGTATTACTAGCAAATTACTTTTTACAAATTTAGATAGCCAAGACAAGAGAAATTATATTGCAATGCAATCTCTAGGAATCTCAAAAAAGACTAGTTGGCTTTTAGGTTTATTTTCTCAACAAGCAAAAAGTTACCTAGCATACTGCGCTTATAGATCTGACATCATTATTAGAGAAACTGCAATTGTTGGGGTTATTGGAAGTGTTGGTCTAGGTTGGCAATTGCAAGAATCACTAAGTTCCTTCGCATGGCAAGAAGTCACCATAATTTTGATAGCTTATAGCTCCATCGCAATAGTTGGTGAAATAATAAATGGTAAAATCAAAAATAGTTTAACTTGA
- a CDS encoding putative selenate ABC transporter substrate-binding protein, which produces MFNLKNFLLSSSLLFSVFSSPVFSNPKVLKVGAIPDQNQDVLDKRFNLFSKELSKQLDVEVKYIPVINYVAAVTGFRTKDLDLVWFGGLSGVQARLQTPNSIVIAQRDIDKEFKSVFIVNKNLEINSISNIKGLKKLKNLRFTFGSENSTSGRLMPEYFLNQAGVEIKNFKGKKAGFSGSHDATIALVNSGAFDAGALNKQVWENNLKNNPKRTSNLELFWITPEYVDYHWVAQGDLENRFGEGFTKELKSVILNLDIKQKSHKEILDMFNAKRFINAESKQYKNIEEIGRKLNKIR; this is translated from the coding sequence ATGTTTAATTTAAAGAATTTCCTACTAAGTTCATCTCTATTATTTTCTGTTTTTTCATCACCTGTATTTTCAAATCCCAAAGTTTTAAAAGTTGGAGCAATACCTGATCAAAACCAAGATGTTTTGGACAAAAGATTTAATTTATTTTCAAAAGAATTATCCAAACAACTTGATGTAGAAGTTAAATACATTCCTGTTATTAATTATGTTGCAGCAGTAACTGGATTTAGAACTAAAGATTTAGATTTAGTTTGGTTTGGCGGTTTATCAGGAGTTCAAGCAAGATTACAAACACCTAATTCAATTGTCATAGCTCAAAGAGATATCGATAAGGAATTTAAAAGTGTTTTTATAGTAAACAAAAATTTAGAAATTAACTCAATTTCAAACATTAAAGGACTTAAAAAACTAAAGAATTTAAGATTTACTTTTGGCTCTGAAAACTCTACTTCTGGAAGATTAATGCCAGAATATTTTTTAAATCAAGCAGGGGTAGAAATTAAAAATTTTAAAGGGAAAAAAGCAGGTTTTAGTGGGAGTCATGATGCCACTATAGCTTTAGTTAATAGTGGGGCATTTGATGCTGGAGCTTTAAATAAACAGGTTTGGGAAAACAATCTTAAAAATAATCCCAAAAGAACAAGTAATTTAGAATTATTCTGGATCACACCAGAATATGTTGACTATCATTGGGTAGCTCAAGGTGATCTTGAAAATAGATTCGGGGAAGGGTTTACAAAAGAACTTAAATCAGTAATTCTAAATTTAGATATAAAGCAAAAATCACATAAAGAGATACTAGATATGTTCAATGCAAAAAGATTTATAAACGCAGAATCAAAACAATACAAAAATATAGAGGAAATCGGGAGAAAATTAAATAAAATTAGATGA
- a CDS encoding TIGR04168 family protein — protein MKVLSIIKPNIVLFVGDISDGSVKIIKKINEIKIPTFVILGNHDRGKDSTGETLSKQIRVLGEKYCAWDLKVFNNQINLLSARPCSSGGGYYLSKEVKGVYGPITENDSINKIIKCSEETVEEIPLIIMSHAGPSGLGSEPKSICGKDWKLPSLDWGDRDLSAAISQIQKRRKVDLVIFGHMHNRLKRNLGLREMFKIDSEGTIYFNTAVVPRYKTDEDGKLLINFSWIEFENKELRHVSHRWYSESGEIREEDKFF, from the coding sequence TTGAAAGTTTTATCGATTATCAAACCAAATATTGTTTTATTTGTTGGTGATATTTCTGATGGAAGTGTCAAAATAATTAAAAAAATCAATGAGATCAAAATTCCTACTTTTGTGATTTTAGGAAATCATGATAGAGGGAAAGATTCTACAGGCGAAACTCTCTCAAAGCAGATACGTGTTCTTGGTGAAAAATATTGTGCATGGGATTTGAAAGTTTTTAATAATCAAATTAATTTATTGTCTGCTAGACCATGTAGTTCTGGCGGCGGCTATTATCTTTCAAAAGAAGTTAAAGGCGTTTATGGACCTATAACCGAAAATGATTCAATAAATAAAATTATCAAATGTTCAGAAGAGACTGTTGAAGAAATACCTCTAATAATTATGTCTCATGCTGGTCCTTCGGGTTTAGGTTCAGAACCTAAAAGCATTTGTGGGAAAGACTGGAAATTACCCTCTTTAGATTGGGGAGATAGAGATTTGTCTGCTGCTATTTCTCAAATACAAAAGAGAAGAAAAGTTGATCTTGTAATTTTTGGTCATATGCACAACCGGCTTAAAAGAAATCTAGGTTTAAGAGAGATGTTTAAAATTGATAGCGAAGGAACAATTTATTTCAATACTGCTGTAGTACCAAGATATAAAACTGATGAAGATGGGAAATTGCTAATTAACTTTTCATGGATTGAGTTTGAAAATAAGGAATTAAGGCATGTTTCTCATCGATGGTATTCAGAGTCTGGCGAAATTCGTGAAGAAGATAAATTTTTTTAG